The following are encoded together in the Pseudodesulfovibrio indicus genome:
- a CDS encoding ATP-dependent RecD-like DNA helicase, which translates to MGEEQLLPDAEVVSVIYHNKENGYAIVRVRAKDEPGQVTITGTLGELAGGSCLNLRGRWINHPKFGRQFEVSTFEESRPATENGVIRFLQSSIKGVGEKTATLIVEEFGIGVLDILDDDPERLLKIKGISKKKLKDIIESWGRQREIKNLLVFLQTHQVPTTFAGKIFHLYGAQAERKLRENPYDLAYEIRGVGFKTADNMAMKLGFAPDCSQRLEAAIAYTMLTSCERNGHLFLPKPKLLEEVARMLDTTDFEKLELALYALEDKKRVRIEDLSEQGISEAVYLMYFFHFENETTQRLYQLISHPTPVSRKKIDKTLPKVEEKLGFALSDEQREAVFEACSNKVFIITGGPGTGKTTITKAILLTLKELGLKIKLAAPTGRAAKRMSEATGHPAKTVHRLLQFQPEGGFHYCEDQKLKADVLVVDEASMVDAQLFVSILRALPHTCRLILVGDVNQLPSVGPGNVLGDLIDSKRVPCSVLTHIFRQAQESFIVVNAHLINAGQMVRQHPCQAPEADFFWIPQEDPAKVQRLILDSVCERIPERYGLDPLRDIQVLTPMHKGDVGTQALNTALQARLNPPMPGKHEIKRKFATFREGDRVIQLKNNYDKEVFNGDLGWILEVDPEDQELLIEFDGNQVHFETSDMDELGLAYAVSVHKSQGSEYPAVVMPIVTQHYMLLQRNLLYTGLTRARELAVLIGSDRAFQIGLNNATAGNRNTHLAHRLRAIFAENRLC; encoded by the coding sequence ATGGGTGAAGAACAGCTCCTGCCGGACGCCGAAGTCGTCAGCGTCATCTACCACAACAAGGAGAACGGCTACGCCATCGTCCGCGTGCGGGCCAAGGACGAGCCGGGCCAGGTGACCATCACCGGGACCCTCGGCGAGCTCGCCGGAGGCTCGTGCCTGAACCTGCGCGGCCGGTGGATCAACCACCCCAAGTTCGGCCGCCAGTTCGAGGTCTCGACCTTTGAGGAGTCCCGGCCCGCTACGGAGAACGGGGTCATCCGGTTCCTGCAGTCCTCCATCAAGGGGGTGGGGGAGAAGACCGCCACCCTGATCGTGGAGGAGTTCGGCATCGGGGTTCTGGACATCCTGGACGACGACCCGGAGCGGCTCCTGAAGATCAAGGGCATCTCCAAAAAGAAGCTCAAGGACATCATCGAGTCCTGGGGCCGCCAGCGGGAGATCAAGAACCTGCTGGTCTTCCTCCAGACCCATCAGGTGCCGACCACCTTTGCCGGGAAGATATTCCACCTCTACGGCGCGCAGGCCGAACGCAAGCTGCGCGAAAATCCCTACGACCTGGCCTACGAGATCAGGGGCGTTGGCTTCAAGACCGCCGACAACATGGCCATGAAGCTCGGTTTTGCCCCGGACTGCTCCCAGCGGCTGGAGGCGGCCATCGCCTACACCATGCTGACCTCCTGCGAACGCAACGGCCATCTCTTCCTGCCCAAGCCCAAGCTCCTGGAGGAAGTGGCGCGGATGCTCGACACCACGGACTTCGAGAAGCTGGAGCTGGCCCTCTACGCCCTGGAGGACAAGAAGCGGGTGCGCATCGAGGACCTGTCCGAGCAGGGCATCTCCGAGGCTGTGTACCTGATGTATTTCTTTCACTTTGAAAACGAGACCACCCAGCGCCTCTACCAGCTCATCAGCCATCCGACCCCGGTGTCGCGCAAGAAGATCGACAAGACCCTGCCCAAGGTGGAGGAGAAGCTCGGCTTCGCCCTGTCCGACGAGCAGCGGGAGGCGGTCTTCGAGGCGTGCTCCAACAAGGTCTTCATCATCACCGGCGGACCCGGCACCGGCAAGACGACCATCACCAAGGCGATCCTGCTGACGCTCAAGGAGCTGGGGCTCAAGATCAAGCTGGCCGCGCCCACGGGCCGCGCGGCCAAGCGCATGTCCGAGGCCACCGGCCACCCGGCCAAGACCGTACACCGGCTGCTCCAGTTCCAGCCCGAGGGCGGGTTCCACTACTGCGAGGACCAGAAGCTCAAGGCGGACGTGCTGGTGGTGGACGAGGCGTCCATGGTGGACGCGCAGCTCTTCGTGTCCATCCTCCGCGCCCTGCCGCACACCTGCCGCCTGATCCTGGTGGGCGACGTGAACCAGTTGCCGAGCGTGGGCCCGGGTAACGTCCTGGGCGACCTCATCGATTCCAAGCGCGTGCCGTGCTCGGTCCTGACCCACATCTTCCGGCAGGCCCAGGAGAGCTTCATCGTGGTCAACGCCCACTTGATCAACGCGGGGCAGATGGTCCGACAACATCCATGCCAGGCCCCGGAGGCCGACTTCTTCTGGATTCCCCAGGAGGACCCGGCCAAGGTCCAGCGGCTGATCCTCGACTCGGTCTGCGAGCGCATTCCGGAGCGGTACGGGCTGGACCCGCTGCGCGACATCCAGGTGCTGACCCCCATGCACAAGGGGGACGTCGGCACCCAGGCCCTGAACACGGCGCTCCAGGCGCGGCTCAACCCGCCCATGCCCGGCAAGCACGAGATCAAGCGCAAGTTCGCCACCTTCCGCGAAGGGGACCGGGTCATCCAGCTGAAGAACAACTACGACAAGGAAGTGTTCAACGGCGACCTGGGCTGGATTCTGGAGGTCGATCCCGAGGACCAGGAGCTGCTCATCGAATTCGACGGCAACCAGGTCCATTTCGAGACCTCGGACATGGACGAACTGGGGCTGGCCTACGCGGTCAGCGTGCACAAGTCCCAGGGCAGCGAGTATCCGGCGGTGGTCATGCCCATCGTCACCCAGCACTACATGCTGCTCCAGCGCAACCTCCTGTACACCGGCCTGACCCGCGCCCGCGAGCTGGCCGTGCTCATCGGTTCGGACCGCGCCTTCCAGATCGGCCTGAA
- the dnaX gene encoding DNA polymerase III subunit gamma/tau — protein MSTSNLTAKYRPQTFEEVAGQQAVKSILSRAAAQDKIAPAYLFSGTRGVGKTTIARIFAKALNCVNAPTGEPCNQCSHCKQITAGVAVDVIEIDGASNRGIDDARRLKEDIGYAPLEGRYKVFIIDEAHMLTKEAFNALLKTLEEPPPRATFIMATTEHHKFPATIISRCQHYTFKMLPQAELVAHLEKIMDLEGLQYEPGALQIIAKRGAGSVRDSMSLLGQALAMGEDVLREADVRGFLGLAGQDVFFGLMESMHSRNLVAVGQVLRQVLDQGLDLGFFLRELTNCWRNMFLLRQAGEEALPLLGLSGEEARGWMDWASKFEPAHIHACWQMTLDGQRKVMTSLEPALALELLLLNLTSLPDLINLETMGPRSTGSAPKPSMGGGGQSGPGMQGPGGSAPGGPGGPGGGPGGRQFAPPQPVQQSAPPIRNQQPRHGERENSGNPPRPVSAQSGMQVPSRPEPEPEPVGPSDATPLSERAAAASPAAAGAAMPGPGPRNWEGFLKFVEERNGQAGVRVSLLHLTEGKRDKDDLVIACKTRTMCDQLKEKSTLTALDSLTKEYFGPAVEVRVETGDIAVPKTDKQLMEEAERHPGVIRIMEAFNAQMLSVSHRKQ, from the coding sequence CCGGGCCGCGGCCCAGGACAAGATCGCGCCCGCATATCTTTTCTCCGGCACGCGCGGCGTGGGCAAGACGACCATCGCCCGCATCTTTGCCAAGGCGCTGAACTGCGTGAACGCGCCCACGGGCGAGCCGTGCAACCAGTGCTCACACTGCAAGCAGATCACCGCGGGCGTGGCCGTGGACGTCATCGAGATCGACGGCGCGTCCAACCGCGGCATCGACGACGCCCGCCGCCTCAAGGAGGACATCGGGTACGCTCCCCTGGAGGGCCGCTACAAGGTGTTCATCATCGATGAGGCGCACATGCTCACCAAGGAGGCGTTCAACGCGCTCCTGAAGACCCTGGAGGAGCCGCCGCCGCGCGCCACCTTCATCATGGCCACCACCGAGCACCACAAGTTTCCGGCCACCATCATCAGCCGGTGCCAGCACTATACCTTCAAGATGCTGCCCCAGGCCGAACTGGTGGCGCATCTCGAAAAGATCATGGATCTCGAAGGGCTGCAATACGAGCCGGGCGCGCTCCAGATCATCGCCAAGCGCGGCGCAGGGTCCGTGCGCGACTCCATGTCCCTGCTCGGCCAGGCCCTGGCCATGGGCGAGGACGTGCTCAGGGAGGCCGACGTGCGCGGCTTCCTCGGCCTGGCGGGCCAGGACGTGTTCTTCGGCCTCATGGAGTCCATGCATTCGCGCAACCTCGTTGCCGTGGGCCAGGTGCTCCGGCAGGTGCTGGACCAAGGATTGGACCTCGGATTCTTCCTGCGCGAGCTGACCAACTGCTGGCGCAACATGTTCCTGCTGCGCCAGGCGGGCGAGGAGGCGCTGCCCCTGCTCGGCCTGTCCGGCGAGGAGGCCAGGGGGTGGATGGACTGGGCCTCGAAGTTCGAGCCCGCCCACATCCACGCCTGCTGGCAGATGACCCTGGACGGCCAGCGCAAGGTCATGACCAGCCTGGAACCGGCCCTGGCCCTGGAGCTGCTGCTGCTCAACCTGACCAGCCTGCCGGACCTCATCAACCTGGAGACCATGGGGCCGCGCTCCACCGGTTCCGCGCCCAAACCGTCCATGGGCGGCGGAGGGCAGTCCGGACCCGGCATGCAGGGTCCCGGCGGTTCCGCGCCGGGCGGCCCGGGCGGTCCGGGCGGTGGCCCCGGCGGACGCCAGTTCGCGCCGCCCCAGCCGGTGCAGCAGAGCGCGCCGCCCATCCGCAACCAGCAGCCCCGCCACGGCGAGCGGGAGAATTCAGGCAATCCGCCCAGGCCGGTCTCGGCACAGAGCGGAATGCAAGTCCCGTCCCGGCCCGAGCCGGAACCCGAGCCGGTCGGCCCGTCCGACGCAACGCCGCTGTCCGAGCGCGCGGCTGCGGCTTCCCCCGCAGCCGCCGGGGCGGCAATGCCCGGTCCCGGTCCCCGGAACTGGGAGGGGTTTCTGAAGTTCGTGGAGGAGCGCAACGGCCAGGCCGGGGTCAGGGTGTCCCTGCTCCACCTGACCGAGGGCAAGCGCGACAAGGACGACCTGGTCATTGCCTGCAAGACCAGGACGATGTGCGACCAGCTCAAGGAGAAATCCACGCTTACTGCACTGGATTCCTTGACAAAAGAATATTTCGGCCCAGCGGTTGAGGTTCGCGTGGAAACAGGCGATATTGCCGTTCCCAAAACGGACAAGCAACTGATGGAAGAGGCGGAGAGACATCCGGGCGTGATCAGGATCATGGAGGCCTTCAATGCCCAGATGCTTTCGGTAAGTCACAGAAAACAATAA
- a CDS encoding YbaB/EbfC family nucleoid-associated protein → MKGMNEMLRQAQIMQRKMTEAQDALKNKEVEASSGGGMVTVRVTGAQEVVAVTIEPSVMESGDVEMLQDLVMTAANEAIKKSKEMQEDAMKGVTGGLSIPGMF, encoded by the coding sequence ATGAAAGGCATGAACGAGATGCTGCGCCAGGCGCAGATCATGCAGCGCAAGATGACCGAGGCCCAGGACGCCCTGAAGAACAAGGAAGTCGAGGCTTCCAGCGGCGGCGGCATGGTCACCGTCCGCGTCACCGGCGCACAGGAGGTCGTGGCCGTGACCATCGAACCTTCGGTCATGGAGTCCGGCGACGTGGAGATGCTCCAGGACCTGGTCATGACCGCGGCCAACGAGGCCATCAAGAAGTCCAAGGAGATGCAGGAAGACGCCATGAAGGGCGTGACCGGCGGCCTCTCCATCCCCGGCATGTTCTAG
- the recR gene encoding recombination mediator RecR, translated as MQNLPGPLREAVEQLSSLPGIGPKSALRIALTLLKMPRERAAGVGQSIIELRERLCLCDDCACLAESSPCAICGDSTRDAGQLCLVPEWDALLAMEEMGVFRGRYLVLGGLLSPLDGIDPGQLEIERLRRRLDSGEVSELILALGATLDAEATASYVKNLVESEYPDVAVTRLAQGIPIGAEVKFMDKETLKQSLVYRQKV; from the coding sequence TTGCAGAATCTCCCCGGACCGCTCAGGGAAGCGGTCGAACAACTTTCCAGCCTGCCCGGCATCGGGCCCAAATCGGCCCTGCGCATCGCCCTGACCCTGCTCAAGATGCCGCGCGAACGCGCAGCCGGAGTGGGGCAGTCCATCATCGAGCTGCGCGAACGGCTCTGCCTGTGCGACGACTGCGCCTGCCTGGCCGAGTCCTCCCCGTGCGCCATCTGCGGCGACTCGACCCGCGACGCCGGGCAGCTCTGCCTGGTGCCGGAGTGGGACGCGCTCCTGGCCATGGAGGAGATGGGCGTGTTTCGCGGCCGGTATCTGGTCCTGGGCGGGCTGCTCTCGCCCCTGGACGGCATCGATCCCGGTCAGCTCGAGATCGAGCGGCTGCGGCGCAGGCTGGACAGCGGTGAGGTCTCCGAGCTGATCCTGGCCCTGGGCGCGACCCTGGACGCCGAGGCCACCGCCTCCTACGTCAAGAACCTGGTGGAGTCCGAATACCCGGACGTGGCCGTGACCCGGCTGGCCCAGGGCATCCCCATCGGGGCCGAGGTCAAGTTCATGGACAAGGAGACCCTCAAGCAGTCGCTGGTCTACCGGCAGAAGGTCTAA